The following proteins are co-located in the Zonotrichia albicollis isolate bZonAlb1 chromosome 1, bZonAlb1.hap1, whole genome shotgun sequence genome:
- the POLR1F gene encoding DNA-directed RNA polymerase I subunit RPA43, with amino-acid sequence MAVPRELRAAPALPPPAAAAGAPSFGAARALVARRHSCLVAAAHRRHVALPPRFLGRKRSGIRAQLDAELLRYSESLQGVPVAYDNIKVVGELGDIYDDQGFIHLDVEADFIIFSPKKGKKLVGVINKVAPSHIGCLIHGCFNASIPKPEQMSPVQWQELGLKIGDELKFQVLHLDSDTAGVFFIRGGLTKSSMRPKKSAAVPENTNGDEIQNLEHQENGLNNCGEDNVTEEPLNEMGNLERENGEPGADAVNGLCDDKKKKKKKKKDKDKDKQGEQELVLPTSDSSGYQSDHKKSKKKKRKHCDEVEESELSQLSEEPKAKKKRTKI; translated from the exons ATGGCCGTACCGCGGGAGCTGCGCGCCGccccggcgctgccgccgcccgccgccgccgccggcgcGCCCTCGTTCGGCGCGGCCCGCGCGCTGGTGGCGCGGCGCCACTCGTGCCTGGTGGCGGCGGCTCACCGGCGGCACGTGGCGCTGCCCCCGCGCTTCCTGGGCCGCAAGCGCTCCGGCATCCGCGCGCAGCTGGACGCGGAGCTCCTGCGCTACTCCGAGAG CCTGCAGGGCGTGCCCGTGGCGTACGACAACATCAAAGTGGTGGGGGAGCTCGGCGACATCTACGATGATCAGGGGTTCATCCACCTGGACGTGGAGGCGGACTTCATCATCTTCAGCCCCAAGAAAGGGAAGAAGCTGGTG ggtGTAATTAATAAAGTAGCCCCTAGTCACATTGGCTGCCTGATACATGGGTGCTTCAATGCATCTATCCCCAAGCCTGAACAAATGTCCCCTGTACAGTGGCAAGAGCTGGGGTTAAAAATAGGGGATGAACTGAAATTTCAAGTGTTGCACTTGGATTCTGATACAGCTGGGGTGTTCTTCATTCGAGGAGGACTCACTAAAAGCAG CATGCGGCCCAAAAAATCTGCTGCAGTCCCTGAAAATACAAATGGGGATGAAATTCAAAATCTTGAACACCAGGAAAATGGCCTGAATAACTGTGGAGAAGATAATGTCACTGAAGAGCCTTTAAATGAGATGGGTAACCTTGAGAGGGAAAATGGAGAGCCAGGTGCTGATGCTGTGAATGGATTATGTGATgacaaaaagaagaagaagaaaaagaaaaaagataaggACAAGGACAAACAAGGAGAACAGGAACTTGTATTGCCTACCAGTGACTCCAGTGGTTACCAAAGTGACCATAAAAagtcaaagaaaaagaaaagaaagcattgTGATGAAGTTGAAGAAAGTGAATTATCTCAGCTGTCAGAAGAAcccaaagcaaaaaagaaaaggactAAGATCTGA